From the Rhinolophus sinicus isolate RSC01 linkage group LG02, ASM3656204v1, whole genome shotgun sequence genome, one window contains:
- the GLI1 gene encoding zinc finger protein GLI1 isoform X2, whose translation MSGPHSYGPTRETNSCTEVSCPAPLFPPPRSAVKLTKKRALSISPLSDASLDLQTVIRTSPSSLVAFINSRCASPGGSYGHLSISTVSPALGFPHQMNHQKGTSPSFGVQPCGPHDPTQGGMMTHPQARGPLPTCQLKSELDMLVSKCPEEPLEGDMSSPNSTGTQDALLGMLDGREDLEREEKPEPESVYETDCRWDGCSQEFDSQEQLVHHINSEHIHGERKEFVCHWGGCSRELRPFKAQYMLVVHMRRHTGEKPHKCTFEGCRKSYSRLENLKTHLRSHTGEKPYMCEHEGCSKAFSNASDRAKHQNRTHSNEKPYVCKLPGCTKRYTDPSSLRKHVKTVHGPDAHVTKRHRGDGPLPRAPSLSTVEPKRERDGGPVREESRLTVPEGAMKPQPSPGAQSSCSSDHSPAGSAANTDSGVEMTGNTGGSTEDLSSLDEGPCIAGTGLSTLRRLENLRLDQLHQLRPIGPRGLKLPSLTHTGTPVSRRLGPPVSLDRRSSSSSSVSSAYTVSRRSSLASPFPPGSPPENGASSLPGLTPTQHYLLRAKYASARGSGTPPTAAPSLDCIGGLPGPPWRSRAEYPGYNPNVGVTRRASDPARAADRPAPARVQRFKSLGCVHTPPTVAGGGRNFDPQLPTSVYSPQPPSITENVAMDTRGLREEPEVGTSMMGSGLNPYMDFPPTDTLGYRGPEGTAAEPYGARGPGSLPLGPGPPTNYGHNPCPQQVYPEPTPETWGEFASHSGLYPGPKAPAGAYSQCPRLEHYGHVQVKPEQGCPMGSDSTGLAPCLNAHPNEGTPRPQPLFSHYPQPPPPQYPQSGPYTQPTPDYIPSESRPGLDFDSPTHSAGQLKAQLVCNYVQSQQELLWEGGGRGDPPVQEALYQSPKFLGGSQVIPSPAKAPVATYGVGFAPNVPNHKSGSYPTPSPCHENFAVGTNKASHRAAAPPRLLPPLPTCYGPLKAGGTNPSCGHPEVGRLGGGPTLYPPPEGQVCNPLDSLDLDNTQLDFVAILDEAQGLSPPPSHDQGDSSEHTSPPSGPPNMAVGNMSVLLESLPGETQFLNSSA comes from the exons ATGTCTGGCCCCCACAGTTATGGGCCAACCAGAGAGACCAACAGCTGCACCGAGG TTTCCTGCCCAGCCccactctttcctcctccccgGAGTGCAGTCAAGTTGACCAAGAAGCGGGCACTCTCCATCTCACCTCTGTCAGATGCCAGCCTGGACCTGCAGACAGTTATCCGCACCTCACCCAGCTCCCTCGTGGCCTTCATCAACTCACGCTGTGCCTCTCCGGGGGGCTCCTATGGTCACCTCTCCATCAGCACCGTGAG cccaGCTCTGGGATTCCCACACCAGATGAATCACCAAAAAGGGACTTCGCCTTCTTTCGGGGTCCAGCCCTGTGGTCCCCATGACCCCACCCAGGGAGGGATGATGACACATCCTCAGGCCCGGGGACCCCTCCCAACTTGCCAG CTGAAGTCTGAGCTGGACATGCTGGTTAGCAAGTGCCCAGAAGAGCCCTTGGAAGGTGACATGTCCAGCCCCAACTCCACAGGCACACAG GATGCCCTGCTGGGGATGCTGGATGGGCGGGAAGAcctggagagagaggaaaagccTGAACCCGAATCTGTGTATGAGACTGACTGCCGCTGGGATGGCTGCAGCCAGGAGTTTGATTCCCAGGAGCAGCTGGTGCAT CATATCAACAGCGAACACATCCATGGGGAGCGGAAGGAGTTTGTGTGCCATTGGGGGGGCTGCTCCAGGGAGCTGAGGCCCTTCAAAGCCCAATACATGCTGGTGGTCCACATGCGCAGACATACGGGCGAGAAGCCACACAAGTGCACG TTTGAGGGGTGCCGGAAGTCATACTCACGCCTCGAAAATCTGAAGACGCACCTGCGGTCACACACGGGTGAGAAGCCATACATGTGTGAGCACGAGGGCTGCAGTAAAGCCTTCAGCAATGCCAGTGACCGAGCCAAGCACCAGAATCGGACTCACTCCAATGAG AAGCCGTATGTGTGTAAGCTCCCTGGCTGCACCAAACGCTACACCGATCCCAGCTCGCTCCGGAAACATGTCAAGACAGTGCATGGGCCTGACGCCCATGTGACCAAGCGGCACCGAGGGGATGGCCCCCTGCCTCGGGCACCATCTCTTTCCACAGTGGAGCCCAAGAGGGAGCGGGATGGAGGCCCCGTCAGGGAGGAGAGCAGACTGACTGTGCCAGAGGGTGCCATG AAGCCACAGCCAAGCCCTGGGGCTCAGTCGTCCTGCAGCAGTGACCATTCCCCAGCAGGCAGCGCAGCAAATACAGACAGCGGTGTGGAAATGACTGGAAATACAGGGGGCAGCACTGAGGACCTGTCCAGCTTGGATGAGGGGCCTTGCATTGCTGGCACTGGTCTGTCCACTCTTCGCCGCCTTGAGAACCTCAGGCTGGACCAGCTACATCAACTCCGGCCAATAGGGCCCCGGGGCCTCAAACTCCCCAGCTTGACCCACACCG GCACACCTGTGTCCCGCCGTCTGGGCCCTCCAGTTTCTCTTGACCGCCgcagcagcagctccagcagCGTCAGCTCGGCCTACACTGTCAGCCGCCGCTCCTCCCTGGCTTCCCCTTTCCCCCCTGGCTCCCCGCCAGAGAATGGGGCATCTTCTCTGCCTGGCCTCACGCCTACCCAGCACTACCTGCTCCGGGCAAAATATGCTTCAGCCAGGGGAAGTGGTACCCCACCCACTGCAGCACCCAGCCTGGATTGTATTGGGGGTCTTCCTGGACCACCCTGGAGAAGCCGAGCTGAGTATCCAGGATATAACCCCAATGTTGGGGTTACTCGGAGGGCCAGTGACCCAGCCCGGGCTGCTGACCGCCCGGCCCCAGCCAGAGTCCAGCGGTTCAAGAGCTTGGGTTGTGTCCACACGCCCCCCACTGTGGCTGGGGGCGGACGGAACTTTGATCCCCAACTCCCAACCTCTGTCTACTCACCACAGCCCCCCAGCATCACTGAGAATGTCGCCATGGATACCAGAGGGCTACGGGAGGAGCCAGAGGTTGGGACCTCCATGATGGGCAGTGGTCTGAACCCCTATATGGACTTCCCACCTACTGATACTCTGGGTTACAGGGGACCTGAGGGTacagcagctgagccttatggaGCTAGAGGTCCAGGCTCCCTGCCTCTTGGACCTGGTCCACCCACCAACTATGGCCACAACCCCTGTCCTCAGCAGGTCTATCCTGAACCCACCCCAGAAACATGGGGTGAGTTCGCCTCCCACTCAGGGCTGTACCCAGGCCCCAAGGCTCCAGCTGGAGCCTACAGCCAGTGTCCTCGTCTTGAACATTATGGACATGTGCAGGTCAAGccagaacaggggtgtccaatgGGTTCTGACTCCACAGGACTGGCACCCTGCCTCAATGCCCACCCCAATGAGGGAACTCCACGCCCACAGCCTCTGTTCTCCCACTAcccccagcctccccctccccaatatCCCCAGTCAGGACCCTATACCCAGCCAACCCCTGATTATATTCCTTCCGAATCCAGGCCTGGCCTGGATTTTGATTCCCCCACTCACTCCGCAGGACAGCTCAAGGCTCAGCTCGTGTGTAATTATGTTCAGTCTCAACAGGAGCTgctgtgggagggtgggggcaggggagatcCCCCAGTCCAGGAAGCTCTCTATCAGAGTCCCAAGTTTCTCGGGGGTTCCCAGGTTATCCCAAGCCCTGCCAAGGCCCCAGTGGCCACATATGGAGTTGGCTTTGCACCCAACGTGCCCAACCACAAGTCAGGCTCCTATCCCACTCCTTCGCCATGCCATGAAAATTTTGCTGTGGGGACAAACAAGGCTTCGCATAGGGCAGCAGCACCCCCCCGACTTCTGCCCCCACTGCCCACTTGCTACGGGCCCCTCAAGGCAGGGGGCACCAACCCCAGCTGTGGCCACCCTGAGGTGGGCAGGTTGGGAGGGGGTCCTACCTTGTACCCTCCTCCTGAAGGGCAGGTGTGTAACCCCCTGGACTCTCTTGATCTTGACAACACTCAGCTGGACTTTGTAGCTATTCTGGATGAAGCCCAGgggctgagccctcccccttcccatgACCAGGGGGACAGCTCTGAACACACCTCACCTCCCTCTGGACCCCCCAACATGGCTGTGGGTAACATGAGTGTCTTATTGGAATCCCTGCCTGGGGAGACACAATTCCTCAACTCTAGTGCCTAA
- the GLI1 gene encoding zinc finger protein GLI1 isoform X1 translates to MFNPMTPPPVSSYGEPCCLRPLPSQGPSSMGTEGLSGLPFCHQANLMSGPHSYGPTRETNSCTEVSCPAPLFPPPRSAVKLTKKRALSISPLSDASLDLQTVIRTSPSSLVAFINSRCASPGGSYGHLSISTVSPALGFPHQMNHQKGTSPSFGVQPCGPHDPTQGGMMTHPQARGPLPTCQLKSELDMLVSKCPEEPLEGDMSSPNSTGTQDALLGMLDGREDLEREEKPEPESVYETDCRWDGCSQEFDSQEQLVHHINSEHIHGERKEFVCHWGGCSRELRPFKAQYMLVVHMRRHTGEKPHKCTFEGCRKSYSRLENLKTHLRSHTGEKPYMCEHEGCSKAFSNASDRAKHQNRTHSNEKPYVCKLPGCTKRYTDPSSLRKHVKTVHGPDAHVTKRHRGDGPLPRAPSLSTVEPKRERDGGPVREESRLTVPEGAMKPQPSPGAQSSCSSDHSPAGSAANTDSGVEMTGNTGGSTEDLSSLDEGPCIAGTGLSTLRRLENLRLDQLHQLRPIGPRGLKLPSLTHTGTPVSRRLGPPVSLDRRSSSSSSVSSAYTVSRRSSLASPFPPGSPPENGASSLPGLTPTQHYLLRAKYASARGSGTPPTAAPSLDCIGGLPGPPWRSRAEYPGYNPNVGVTRRASDPARAADRPAPARVQRFKSLGCVHTPPTVAGGGRNFDPQLPTSVYSPQPPSITENVAMDTRGLREEPEVGTSMMGSGLNPYMDFPPTDTLGYRGPEGTAAEPYGARGPGSLPLGPGPPTNYGHNPCPQQVYPEPTPETWGEFASHSGLYPGPKAPAGAYSQCPRLEHYGHVQVKPEQGCPMGSDSTGLAPCLNAHPNEGTPRPQPLFSHYPQPPPPQYPQSGPYTQPTPDYIPSESRPGLDFDSPTHSAGQLKAQLVCNYVQSQQELLWEGGGRGDPPVQEALYQSPKFLGGSQVIPSPAKAPVATYGVGFAPNVPNHKSGSYPTPSPCHENFAVGTNKASHRAAAPPRLLPPLPTCYGPLKAGGTNPSCGHPEVGRLGGGPTLYPPPEGQVCNPLDSLDLDNTQLDFVAILDEAQGLSPPPSHDQGDSSEHTSPPSGPPNMAVGNMSVLLESLPGETQFLNSSA, encoded by the exons ATGTTCAACCCGATGACCCCACCACCAGTCAGTAGCTATGGCGAGCCCTGCTGTCTCCGTCCCCTCCCAAGTCAGGGGCCCTCCAGCATGGGGACAGAAG GACTGTCCGGTCTGCCCTTCTGCCACCAGGCCAACCTCATGTCTGGCCCCCACAGTTATGGGCCAACCAGAGAGACCAACAGCTGCACCGAGG TTTCCTGCCCAGCCccactctttcctcctccccgGAGTGCAGTCAAGTTGACCAAGAAGCGGGCACTCTCCATCTCACCTCTGTCAGATGCCAGCCTGGACCTGCAGACAGTTATCCGCACCTCACCCAGCTCCCTCGTGGCCTTCATCAACTCACGCTGTGCCTCTCCGGGGGGCTCCTATGGTCACCTCTCCATCAGCACCGTGAG cccaGCTCTGGGATTCCCACACCAGATGAATCACCAAAAAGGGACTTCGCCTTCTTTCGGGGTCCAGCCCTGTGGTCCCCATGACCCCACCCAGGGAGGGATGATGACACATCCTCAGGCCCGGGGACCCCTCCCAACTTGCCAG CTGAAGTCTGAGCTGGACATGCTGGTTAGCAAGTGCCCAGAAGAGCCCTTGGAAGGTGACATGTCCAGCCCCAACTCCACAGGCACACAG GATGCCCTGCTGGGGATGCTGGATGGGCGGGAAGAcctggagagagaggaaaagccTGAACCCGAATCTGTGTATGAGACTGACTGCCGCTGGGATGGCTGCAGCCAGGAGTTTGATTCCCAGGAGCAGCTGGTGCAT CATATCAACAGCGAACACATCCATGGGGAGCGGAAGGAGTTTGTGTGCCATTGGGGGGGCTGCTCCAGGGAGCTGAGGCCCTTCAAAGCCCAATACATGCTGGTGGTCCACATGCGCAGACATACGGGCGAGAAGCCACACAAGTGCACG TTTGAGGGGTGCCGGAAGTCATACTCACGCCTCGAAAATCTGAAGACGCACCTGCGGTCACACACGGGTGAGAAGCCATACATGTGTGAGCACGAGGGCTGCAGTAAAGCCTTCAGCAATGCCAGTGACCGAGCCAAGCACCAGAATCGGACTCACTCCAATGAG AAGCCGTATGTGTGTAAGCTCCCTGGCTGCACCAAACGCTACACCGATCCCAGCTCGCTCCGGAAACATGTCAAGACAGTGCATGGGCCTGACGCCCATGTGACCAAGCGGCACCGAGGGGATGGCCCCCTGCCTCGGGCACCATCTCTTTCCACAGTGGAGCCCAAGAGGGAGCGGGATGGAGGCCCCGTCAGGGAGGAGAGCAGACTGACTGTGCCAGAGGGTGCCATG AAGCCACAGCCAAGCCCTGGGGCTCAGTCGTCCTGCAGCAGTGACCATTCCCCAGCAGGCAGCGCAGCAAATACAGACAGCGGTGTGGAAATGACTGGAAATACAGGGGGCAGCACTGAGGACCTGTCCAGCTTGGATGAGGGGCCTTGCATTGCTGGCACTGGTCTGTCCACTCTTCGCCGCCTTGAGAACCTCAGGCTGGACCAGCTACATCAACTCCGGCCAATAGGGCCCCGGGGCCTCAAACTCCCCAGCTTGACCCACACCG GCACACCTGTGTCCCGCCGTCTGGGCCCTCCAGTTTCTCTTGACCGCCgcagcagcagctccagcagCGTCAGCTCGGCCTACACTGTCAGCCGCCGCTCCTCCCTGGCTTCCCCTTTCCCCCCTGGCTCCCCGCCAGAGAATGGGGCATCTTCTCTGCCTGGCCTCACGCCTACCCAGCACTACCTGCTCCGGGCAAAATATGCTTCAGCCAGGGGAAGTGGTACCCCACCCACTGCAGCACCCAGCCTGGATTGTATTGGGGGTCTTCCTGGACCACCCTGGAGAAGCCGAGCTGAGTATCCAGGATATAACCCCAATGTTGGGGTTACTCGGAGGGCCAGTGACCCAGCCCGGGCTGCTGACCGCCCGGCCCCAGCCAGAGTCCAGCGGTTCAAGAGCTTGGGTTGTGTCCACACGCCCCCCACTGTGGCTGGGGGCGGACGGAACTTTGATCCCCAACTCCCAACCTCTGTCTACTCACCACAGCCCCCCAGCATCACTGAGAATGTCGCCATGGATACCAGAGGGCTACGGGAGGAGCCAGAGGTTGGGACCTCCATGATGGGCAGTGGTCTGAACCCCTATATGGACTTCCCACCTACTGATACTCTGGGTTACAGGGGACCTGAGGGTacagcagctgagccttatggaGCTAGAGGTCCAGGCTCCCTGCCTCTTGGACCTGGTCCACCCACCAACTATGGCCACAACCCCTGTCCTCAGCAGGTCTATCCTGAACCCACCCCAGAAACATGGGGTGAGTTCGCCTCCCACTCAGGGCTGTACCCAGGCCCCAAGGCTCCAGCTGGAGCCTACAGCCAGTGTCCTCGTCTTGAACATTATGGACATGTGCAGGTCAAGccagaacaggggtgtccaatgGGTTCTGACTCCACAGGACTGGCACCCTGCCTCAATGCCCACCCCAATGAGGGAACTCCACGCCCACAGCCTCTGTTCTCCCACTAcccccagcctccccctccccaatatCCCCAGTCAGGACCCTATACCCAGCCAACCCCTGATTATATTCCTTCCGAATCCAGGCCTGGCCTGGATTTTGATTCCCCCACTCACTCCGCAGGACAGCTCAAGGCTCAGCTCGTGTGTAATTATGTTCAGTCTCAACAGGAGCTgctgtgggagggtgggggcaggggagatcCCCCAGTCCAGGAAGCTCTCTATCAGAGTCCCAAGTTTCTCGGGGGTTCCCAGGTTATCCCAAGCCCTGCCAAGGCCCCAGTGGCCACATATGGAGTTGGCTTTGCACCCAACGTGCCCAACCACAAGTCAGGCTCCTATCCCACTCCTTCGCCATGCCATGAAAATTTTGCTGTGGGGACAAACAAGGCTTCGCATAGGGCAGCAGCACCCCCCCGACTTCTGCCCCCACTGCCCACTTGCTACGGGCCCCTCAAGGCAGGGGGCACCAACCCCAGCTGTGGCCACCCTGAGGTGGGCAGGTTGGGAGGGGGTCCTACCTTGTACCCTCCTCCTGAAGGGCAGGTGTGTAACCCCCTGGACTCTCTTGATCTTGACAACACTCAGCTGGACTTTGTAGCTATTCTGGATGAAGCCCAGgggctgagccctcccccttcccatgACCAGGGGGACAGCTCTGAACACACCTCACCTCCCTCTGGACCCCCCAACATGGCTGTGGGTAACATGAGTGTCTTATTGGAATCCCTGCCTGGGGAGACACAATTCCTCAACTCTAGTGCCTAA